A window of the Desulfobacula toluolica Tol2 genome harbors these coding sequences:
- a CDS encoding pyridoxal phosphate-dependent aminotransferase — MIIGHGGNKANLAETLGCGVDEIVDMSSNLNPLGPPENIEKVICDNLVKIRSLPEADAVTMRKGFAHFHGIDHENVVAGNGTTWFIYTIPKALASKKVLIAGPTYSDYKDACLMHNIDFAHCLAKEPKMFAPDIDDLSRMAKDADTVFLCNPNNPTGALMPREQLDYLIQKHENTVFIIDESYLPFVDQAREISLVSETGYKNLIVLSSMSKIFRIPGLRTGFLSASRKLAEKIMACYQPWSVNALAQTVIEHIFDHPEKIEPFYQKTRDYIKTEKQLFLESLEDIQELKLLDSTTYFILARLTNGLTSEEFCKKIGQHKILIRDCSNFLGLSDQYVRFSLKQRSVNLHLAELIKQAVKND, encoded by the coding sequence ATGATTATCGGCCATGGCGGGAATAAAGCAAATCTGGCAGAAACACTGGGCTGCGGGGTTGATGAAATTGTTGACATGAGCAGCAATTTAAATCCTCTGGGACCGCCTGAAAACATAGAAAAAGTAATTTGTGACAACCTGGTTAAAATACGATCTCTGCCTGAAGCAGATGCCGTGACCATGAGAAAAGGCTTTGCACACTTTCACGGAATAGATCACGAGAACGTTGTGGCAGGCAACGGAACCACCTGGTTTATTTACACCATCCCCAAAGCTTTGGCCTCAAAAAAGGTGTTGATTGCCGGTCCAACCTATTCGGATTACAAGGATGCCTGCCTTATGCATAACATTGACTTTGCGCATTGCCTTGCAAAAGAGCCAAAAATGTTTGCACCAGATATTGACGACCTGTCCAGAATGGCAAAAGACGCGGATACGGTGTTTCTTTGTAATCCCAACAACCCTACTGGCGCATTGATGCCAAGAGAACAGCTTGACTACCTGATTCAAAAACACGAGAATACGGTTTTTATCATTGATGAATCCTATCTTCCATTTGTGGATCAGGCCCGGGAGATATCCCTGGTGTCGGAAACCGGATATAAAAATCTGATTGTGTTGTCCTCCATGTCCAAAATATTCAGAATACCAGGGCTTCGTACCGGGTTTTTAAGTGCATCCAGAAAACTTGCTGAAAAAATCATGGCCTGTTACCAGCCCTGGAGTGTCAATGCACTGGCCCAGACAGTGATCGAACATATCTTTGATCACCCGGAAAAAATCGAACCCTTTTATCAAAAAACAAGAGACTATATAAAAACGGAAAAACAGCTCTTTCTTGAAAGTCTTGAGGATATTCAAGAATTAAAATTATTGGATTCAACCACATATTTTATTTTGGCCCGGCTGACAAACGGGTTGACCTCAGAAGAATTTTGTAAAAAAATCGGACAACACAAAATTCTGATCCGGGATTGTTCCAATTTTCTGGGCCTGTCCGATCAGTATGTGAGATTTTCATTAAAGCAAAGATCTGTCAATTTGCATCTTGCCGAGTTGATAAAACAGGCTGTGAAAAATGATTGA
- the ispG gene encoding flavodoxin-dependent (E)-4-hydroxy-3-methylbut-2-enyl-diphosphate synthase yields MSLVDQRRSTRQISVGNVKIGSMAQVSVQSMTNTQTQDVVATVNQILALEKAGCEIIRVAVPDMEAAQAIEKIKQQITIPIIADIHFDFRLALASATAGADALRINPGNIGEAKKIKAVVDCAKKHGIPIRIGVNAGSLEQEIEQRLGTTPQAMVESAVRNIKILEDLDFHDIKVSLKASDVSRTVSAYRLLAPRTDVPFHIGVTEAGGLYAGITKSAIGIGMLLAQGLGDTLRVSLTRDPVEEVRTGYEILRALGIRSRGPELISCPTCGRCKIDLFKIAEQVEKALLERSSRIKVAIMGCVVNGPGEAKEADIGIAGGDGKGILFKKGKVIRKIDQDELVDQLLSEIDKMIKNSEKFNGKKE; encoded by the coding sequence ATGTCACTGGTTGATCAAAGACGTTCCACCCGGCAAATCAGTGTCGGCAATGTTAAAATAGGTTCCATGGCCCAGGTTTCAGTTCAATCCATGACCAATACCCAGACCCAGGATGTGGTGGCTACGGTTAACCAGATTCTTGCTCTTGAAAAGGCAGGTTGTGAAATCATCCGGGTGGCGGTTCCTGACATGGAAGCGGCGCAGGCCATTGAAAAGATCAAGCAGCAGATCACCATTCCAATCATTGCTGATATTCATTTTGATTTCAGGCTGGCACTGGCATCTGCAACAGCAGGTGCTGATGCCTTAAGAATAAATCCGGGTAATATCGGGGAAGCCAAAAAAATCAAAGCAGTCGTGGATTGTGCAAAAAAACATGGTATTCCAATTCGGATAGGCGTGAATGCAGGTTCTCTTGAACAAGAGATTGAACAGCGCCTGGGAACAACGCCTCAAGCCATGGTGGAGAGCGCGGTGCGCAATATCAAGATTCTTGAGGACCTGGATTTTCATGACATAAAAGTGTCCCTGAAAGCTTCGGATGTTTCAAGAACAGTGTCTGCCTACCGGCTTCTGGCACCCAGAACGGATGTGCCTTTTCATATAGGGGTAACGGAAGCCGGCGGGCTTTATGCGGGTATCACAAAATCAGCCATAGGTATTGGTATGCTTTTGGCCCAGGGTCTGGGTGATACCCTCCGGGTTTCATTGACACGGGACCCGGTTGAAGAAGTCAGGACCGGTTATGAAATTTTAAGGGCTCTGGGGATAAGAAGCCGCGGACCGGAACTGATTTCATGCCCCACATGCGGACGGTGTAAAATTGATCTTTTTAAAATTGCCGAACAAGTAGAAAAAGCTTTACTTGAACGGTCTTCCCGGATTAAAGTTGCGATTATGGGATGTGTTGTAAACGGACCCGGTGAAGCAAAAGAGGCGGATATCGGCATCGCAGGTGGTGATGGCAAGGGGATTCTATTTAAAAAGGGAAAAGTTATACGGAAAATAGATCAGGATGAACTTGTGGATCAATTGCTGAGCGAAATAGACAAAATGATAAAGAATTCGGAGAAATTTAATGGCAAAAAAGAGTAA
- a CDS encoding GAF domain-containing protein, with product MGKNQSAKTKKKRSPDNTLKVLFDISEAINTTRNLDELYAVIHKSLDEILNADNFYIALYDKASDSITFPYYADEKGEAPEEIIGLSKTASSTGMVIQNKKPMIFYNKDLIRLADQQKQKSRKTVGKIWLGVPLIIHDRVKGVIVVQSYTSASDYKKKDLELLDSVSRHIALAIERKKSDEKSAEQQHILEKILESLPVGIGLAQKRIFKWVNNEMVRMFGYQSKQDFEDKSTRMLYPDIDHYDVNGKKIYYSLVNNGTADYEIDMIKQDKTLFPVHIKLNCGDVSDPAAWTTAILTDISQRRLAEKEKYEKERLQGVLEMAGAVCHEINQPLQAILGFSELLLMGSESADKVDPIEKNNLASIKNQATRLGKITKKLSNITKYSTLDYPGDTKIVDIWGSKSDKNSKNNKNNKSDKN from the coding sequence ATGGGAAAAAATCAATCTGCAAAAACGAAAAAGAAGCGAAGTCCCGATAACACCCTGAAAGTATTGTTTGACATATCCGAAGCAATCAACACAACCCGGAATCTGGATGAACTCTATGCAGTGATTCATAAAAGTCTGGATGAAATTCTTAATGCGGATAATTTTTATATCGCTCTTTACGATAAAGCAAGTGATTCCATCACATTTCCATATTATGCGGATGAAAAAGGTGAGGCACCCGAAGAGATAATTGGTTTGAGTAAAACAGCCTCTTCCACCGGCATGGTCATTCAAAACAAAAAACCGATGATTTTTTATAACAAGGATCTTATTCGGCTTGCTGATCAGCAAAAACAAAAATCAAGGAAAACAGTCGGAAAAATCTGGCTTGGCGTACCTTTAATTATCCATGACAGGGTAAAAGGCGTCATTGTGGTTCAAAGCTATACTTCAGCAAGCGACTATAAAAAAAAGGATCTGGAACTTTTAGACTCAGTTTCCCGGCATATTGCCCTTGCAATTGAACGAAAAAAATCGGATGAAAAATCGGCAGAGCAGCAACATATTCTTGAAAAAATCCTGGAATCGTTACCAGTGGGAATCGGCCTTGCGCAGAAACGGATTTTCAAGTGGGTTAATAATGAAATGGTTCGAATGTTTGGATATCAATCAAAACAGGATTTTGAGGATAAAAGTACAAGGATGCTCTATCCTGATATTGATCATTATGATGTTAACGGGAAAAAAATATATTACAGCCTTGTCAACAATGGTACGGCAGATTATGAAATCGATATGATCAAACAGGATAAAACCCTGTTTCCTGTCCATATCAAGCTGAACTGTGGGGATGTGTCTGATCCCGCTGCATGGACAACTGCAATACTTACGGACATCAGCCAAAGAAGATTGGCTGAAAAAGAAAAATATGAAAAAGAAAGGCTCCAGGGTGTTCTTGAGATGGCAGGGGCGGTCTGTCACGAAATTAATCAGCCATTGCAGGCAATTTTAGGTTTTTCCGAACTATTATTGATGGGTTCAGAATCAGCCGATAAAGTAGACCCAATTGAAAAAAACAACCTTGCTTCCATAAAAAACCAGGCAACCCGGCTTGGAAAAATTACAAAAAAATTATCCAATATTACCAAGTATAGCACGCTTGATTATCCCGGAGATACTAAGATTGTGGATATTTGGGGAAGCAAAAGCGATAAAAATTCCAAAAACAATAAAAATAACAAAAGCGATAAGAATTAA
- the cbiB gene encoding adenosylcobinamide-phosphate synthase CbiB has translation MIEIHWYIIPAAFILDFILGDPDILPHPIIYMGKAINFFESRFRKWFKHLLVSGLFFSCFLIFSTWLIAFIIIKLSMAVHPVFGDLVQVILLFFCFSSKSLEKAASGVFFALKENNIEKARKKVSMIVGRQTKDLDQKAITRASVETVAENFVDGFLSPLFFAMIGGVPWALAYKMVNTLDSMVGYKNDTYLLFGRASARIDDVANFIPARLSVLVIALSAGLLSFKKGILALKTGFVQGSRHKSPNAGYPEAAFSGALEIRLGGPNMYHGAMVEKPFIGKDFKDPEKEKIKQACDLMMLSSLTAILVSVVFFFVV, from the coding sequence ATGATTGAAATTCATTGGTACATTATTCCGGCTGCGTTTATCCTTGACTTTATCCTTGGCGATCCTGATATTTTGCCCCATCCAATCATCTATATGGGAAAGGCCATCAATTTTTTTGAAAGCCGTTTCAGAAAATGGTTCAAGCATCTTCTGGTTTCCGGGCTGTTTTTTTCCTGTTTTCTGATTTTTTCCACATGGTTGATTGCCTTTATCATTATAAAATTGAGCATGGCTGTCCATCCTGTTTTTGGCGATCTTGTTCAGGTTATTCTGCTGTTTTTCTGTTTTTCATCAAAAAGCCTTGAAAAAGCTGCATCAGGTGTTTTTTTTGCTCTTAAAGAGAATAATATTGAAAAAGCCCGGAAAAAAGTTTCCATGATTGTGGGCCGTCAGACAAAGGATCTGGATCAAAAAGCCATTACGCGCGCCAGTGTGGAAACAGTGGCTGAAAATTTTGTGGACGGGTTTTTATCGCCTTTGTTTTTTGCAATGATCGGGGGGGTGCCATGGGCTCTTGCCTACAAAATGGTCAATACCCTGGATTCAATGGTAGGCTATAAAAATGACACATATCTTCTTTTTGGCCGGGCATCTGCAAGAATTGACGATGTGGCCAATTTTATTCCGGCAAGACTGTCGGTACTGGTCATTGCCTTAAGTGCAGGTCTGCTTTCGTTTAAAAAAGGGATTCTGGCATTAAAGACTGGATTTGTCCAGGGATCACGCCATAAAAGCCCTAATGCCGGTTATCCGGAGGCTGCTTTTTCAGGTGCCCTTGAAATAAGACTTGGCGGGCCAAACATGTATCATGGTGCCATGGTTGAAAAGCCGTTTATTGGAAAAGATTTTAAAGATCCTGAAAAAGAAAAAATAAAACAGGCTTGTGATCTGATGATGCTCAGCTCTTTGACAGCCATCCTGGTTTCAGTCGTCTTTTTCTTTGTTGTTTAG
- a CDS encoding radical SAM protein: MQYHHIFGPVPSRRLGISLGVDLVTHKTCSLDCIYCECGKTTRLTMEQKEYVRFKDVKKELDHFWQHNDDPDYITFSGAGEPTLNSKLGQVIGYIKDKKPHINVAVLTNSTLFFDPTVRHALLKADLVVPSLDAVSDKAFARINRPGKTLDTKEIVKGIEAFAKEYKGKIWLEIFILPGINDSTSDLLLLKEAVQKIQPNLVQINTLDRPGTLAGIKPASRSELERAIQIIGFPNSQIIAKVDKNIRAHIQRENIKAAIVETIHRRPCTKQDLLKILGVEKEVINNHLTILEQEGKIVGKTQERGVFYQTLKDS, from the coding sequence ATGCAATATCATCATATTTTCGGCCCGGTTCCGTCCAGGCGGCTTGGCATTTCCCTGGGGGTTGATCTGGTTACCCATAAAACCTGCAGTCTGGACTGTATTTATTGTGAGTGCGGGAAAACCACCCGGTTAACCATGGAGCAAAAAGAGTATGTCCGGTTCAAGGACGTGAAAAAAGAACTGGACCATTTCTGGCAGCATAATGATGATCCTGACTATATAACGTTTTCCGGTGCCGGCGAACCAACATTAAACAGCAAACTGGGACAGGTCATAGGTTATATCAAAGATAAAAAACCCCATATTAATGTAGCTGTTTTGACCAATTCCACCCTTTTTTTTGATCCAACAGTCCGGCATGCGCTTTTAAAAGCAGATCTTGTAGTGCCGTCTCTTGATGCTGTGTCAGACAAGGCATTTGCCAGGATTAACAGGCCTGGCAAGACTCTGGATACCAAGGAAATTGTAAAGGGAATTGAAGCTTTTGCAAAAGAATACAAGGGAAAGATCTGGCTGGAAATTTTCATTCTTCCGGGAATTAATGACAGTACATCTGATTTGCTGCTGCTCAAAGAGGCTGTTCAAAAAATTCAGCCAAACCTGGTTCAGATCAATACCCTTGACCGGCCTGGAACTCTTGCGGGTATTAAACCCGCCTCAAGATCCGAGCTTGAACGAGCAATCCAAATTATAGGGTTTCCCAATAGCCAGATCATTGCAAAGGTGGATAAAAATATCAGGGCACACATACAAAGAGAAAATATAAAAGCGGCCATTGTTGAAACCATTCATCGCAGACCCTGCACAAAGCAGGATCTGCTGAAGATTTTAGGGGTTGAAAAAGAGGTGATCAACAACCATCTAACCATACTTGAACAGGAAGGCAAAATAGTTGGAAAAACCCAGGAACGGGGTGTTTTCTATCAGACATTAAAAGACTCATGA
- a CDS encoding sigma-54 interaction domain-containing protein translates to MKFFEEISLLYEISESLNQHMDMKKSLFKVLSVLSESLNLVRGIIFLISSETGEIRIEMAHGISKETTCKIKYLPGEGIIGRVIQTGESAVVPRISKEPLFLDKTHSRQVMEGRDYSFICVPIKKDNRVIGAISADQPFEGKKSLEKGEKLLSVVATMVAHHVINIETIRVEKEQLKTENIRLKSALENRYSFTNIIGNSNKMREVLQMIAQVSSSSATVLIRGESGTGKELVANAIHYNSNRNKKPFIKINCAAIPENLIESELFGHEKGSFTGASHQKKGKFEIADKGTVFLDEIGNMALSAQVKLLRVLQEKEFERVGGYTPIKSDVRIIAATNSNLEEMSRQGKFRDDLYFRLNVFPIYIPSLRMRKTDIILLADHFLEKYRKEHGKEIKRITSPAIDMMMEYHWPGNVRELENCIERAVILCNEGAIHSYHLPATLQTGTKSKTLPLSLEDAVAHLEKEILMDALKNTKGNIHKASKLIGITVRKFSYKAAKYSINYKEYR, encoded by the coding sequence ATGAAATTTTTTGAAGAAATATCACTTTTATATGAAATCAGTGAATCACTGAACCAGCATATGGACATGAAAAAATCATTATTCAAGGTATTAAGCGTTCTGTCTGAATCCTTGAACCTGGTAAGGGGGATCATTTTTTTGATCAGCTCTGAAACCGGTGAAATTAGAATTGAAATGGCCCATGGCATTTCTAAAGAAACCACCTGCAAAATCAAATATCTTCCAGGGGAAGGCATAATCGGTCGAGTCATTCAAACCGGAGAGTCGGCTGTGGTTCCCCGCATCAGCAAAGAACCGCTGTTCCTTGACAAAACCCATTCAAGGCAGGTCATGGAAGGTCGGGATTATTCTTTTATCTGCGTCCCCATAAAAAAAGACAACAGGGTCATAGGAGCCATCAGTGCCGATCAACCCTTTGAGGGGAAAAAATCCCTGGAAAAGGGCGAAAAGCTCCTGTCTGTGGTGGCAACCATGGTGGCACATCATGTGATCAATATTGAAACCATAAGAGTTGAAAAAGAACAGCTGAAAACAGAAAATATACGACTGAAATCAGCACTTGAAAACAGATACAGCTTTACCAACATTATCGGCAATTCCAATAAAATGAGAGAAGTTCTTCAAATGATCGCCCAGGTATCATCTTCTTCAGCCACTGTTTTGATCCGGGGAGAAAGCGGGACGGGAAAAGAACTGGTTGCCAATGCCATCCATTATAACAGCAATAGAAACAAAAAACCCTTTATCAAGATCAATTGTGCAGCCATCCCGGAAAACCTTATTGAAAGTGAATTGTTCGGTCATGAAAAAGGATCGTTTACCGGAGCTTCCCATCAGAAAAAAGGGAAATTTGAGATAGCGGACAAAGGCACTGTCTTTCTGGATGAAATCGGAAACATGGCCCTTTCAGCACAGGTAAAACTCTTAAGGGTGCTGCAGGAAAAAGAATTTGAACGCGTAGGGGGATACACCCCCATTAAAAGTGATGTCAGAATCATTGCCGCAACCAACTCAAATCTTGAAGAGATGTCCCGACAGGGCAAATTCAGGGATGATCTTTATTTCAGGCTGAATGTATTCCCGATTTATATTCCCAGCCTTCGAATGCGCAAAACCGATATCATTTTGCTGGCCGATCACTTTCTTGAAAAATACAGAAAAGAACATGGAAAAGAGATCAAACGCATCACCTCCCCTGCCATTGACATGATGATGGAATATCACTGGCCCGGAAATGTAAGGGAATTGGAAAACTGTATTGAAAGGGCTGTCATCCTCTGTAATGAAGGTGCCATCCACAGCTATCACCTTCCTGCCACCCTTCAAACCGGAACCAAATCCAAAACCCTTCCCTTATCCCTTGAAGATGCGGTTGCCCACCTTGAAAAAGAGATCCTCATGGATGCGTTGAAAAACACCAAAGGAAATATTCATAAGGCATCAAAACTCATTGGAATCACTGTTAGAAAATTTTCCTATAAGGCTGCTAAATATAGTATCAATTATAAAGAGTATCGATAG
- a CDS encoding adenosylcobinamide-GDP ribazoletransferase, which yields MTIKNILTDLRSAILFITILPAGKDVAYSPMGMIKFFPVVGLILGGLLLVFDAGVSTLWSPGVAAVLDVLFLVVVTGAFHLDGLGDAADGLFSHRSKERALEIMKDSRTGMMGLVAVVCILAVKAAGIYSVKTTGTLFQTMDLLLIVPAYARGAMIVGIKVLDYGRKETGTGLDLFEKGIGPKDFAFVLIPVVISLFLGYKCLVLNLVFLGTLWLILGFYKKTLNCITGDMLGAMTEILEAVLFLATGALIA from the coding sequence ATGACAATAAAAAACATATTAACGGATTTAAGATCTGCAATCTTGTTTATCACCATTCTTCCGGCAGGAAAAGATGTGGCCTATTCTCCCATGGGCATGATTAAATTTTTCCCCGTTGTCGGGCTTATACTTGGGGGGCTTCTCCTGGTATTTGATGCGGGCGTTTCAACACTTTGGTCGCCTGGTGTGGCAGCCGTTCTTGATGTTCTTTTCCTGGTTGTGGTGACCGGGGCATTTCATCTAGACGGTTTGGGGGATGCGGCAGACGGGTTGTTCAGTCACCGCTCCAAAGAACGGGCTCTTGAAATCATGAAAGACAGCAGAACAGGTATGATGGGGCTTGTGGCAGTGGTCTGTATCCTGGCTGTTAAAGCCGCCGGGATTTATTCCGTCAAAACAACCGGAACCCTTTTTCAAACAATGGACCTGCTGTTGATTGTTCCGGCATATGCTCGCGGGGCAATGATTGTTGGCATCAAGGTGCTGGATTACGGCAGAAAAGAGACCGGGACCGGGCTTGATTTGTTTGAAAAGGGTATTGGTCCAAAGGATTTTGCCTTTGTGCTGATTCCTGTGGTCATCTCCCTTTTTTTGGGGTATAAATGTCTGGTTTTGAACCTTGTTTTTCTTGGAACCCTGTGGCTGATACTGGGGTTTTACAAAAAAACACTCAATTGTATTACAGGAGATATGCTGGGTGCCATGACTGAAATCCTGGAAGCGGTTTTATTTTTGGCAACCGGGGCATTAATCGCTTAA
- a CDS encoding cyclic nucleotide-binding domain-containing protein → MFNEINILRAMPIFKNIEIGKLEKIFNLLHLVKIKKGDVLIKEDEIAREFYILLSGQYKISFKNGKHIILDKKGDFIGWATIIAAPKYLGTGVALTDGDAFKLTRQDFMDLLISDSEIGNQIMANGSELTAKHL, encoded by the coding sequence ATGTTTAATGAAATTAATATATTAAGAGCAATGCCTATTTTTAAAAATATAGAGATTGGAAAACTTGAAAAAATTTTTAACCTCCTCCACCTGGTAAAAATAAAAAAAGGGGATGTCCTGATAAAAGAAGATGAAATTGCAAGAGAATTTTATATTCTCCTTTCAGGTCAATATAAAATCTCATTTAAAAACGGAAAACATATCATATTGGACAAAAAAGGGGATTTTATCGGCTGGGCAACCATCATTGCAGCACCCAAATATCTGGGGACAGGTGTTGCATTAACCGACGGCGATGCATTCAAACTTACCCGCCAGGATTTCATGGATCTTTTGATCAGTGACTCGGAAATAGGAAATCAAATCATGGCAAACGGAAGTGAGCTTACCGCAAAACACCTTTGA
- the cbiR gene encoding cobamide remodeling phosphodiesterase CbiR, with product MAVLPDKPFKLGTTSFIFPDHIIPNVKKLGAFFDEIELLVFESMPEEVLPSKDDVKKLLELSQKLNLTYNIHLPIDVSLTCDDLKKRQTSADMLLKVIDLFTPLAPSTHTLHLDMPKGIKTDKGNLRQLKDWEEKARQGLGALVSGLSNPGIISVETLDYPFSLVETLVEEFKTSVCIDVGHQIKYGHNLLKTFEKHQYRTSIMHLHGVDFSVPSGKDHTALDKLPEKHFRQVQFILENFEGVVSIEVFNLENLNRSLAFLSKIFKNIAPCV from the coding sequence ATGGCCGTATTACCTGACAAACCGTTCAAGCTTGGCACAACCTCTTTTATTTTTCCGGATCATATTATCCCCAATGTAAAAAAACTGGGGGCTTTTTTTGATGAAATCGAGCTGCTTGTGTTTGAAAGCATGCCTGAAGAAGTTTTGCCTTCAAAAGATGATGTGAAAAAGCTTTTAGAGTTATCCCAAAAATTGAATTTAACTTATAATATACATCTTCCCATTGATGTGAGTCTGACTTGCGATGATTTAAAAAAAAGACAAACATCTGCGGACATGCTTTTAAAGGTTATTGATCTTTTCACCCCTCTTGCACCCAGCACCCACACACTTCACCTTGATATGCCCAAGGGGATTAAAACGGATAAGGGTAATTTAAGACAGCTCAAAGATTGGGAAGAAAAAGCCCGGCAAGGCCTTGGGGCACTGGTGTCAGGACTGTCCAATCCAGGGATCATTTCCGTTGAAACTCTTGATTACCCGTTTTCCCTGGTCGAAACCCTGGTGGAGGAGTTTAAAACGTCCGTTTGTATTGATGTCGGTCACCAGATAAAATATGGTCATAATCTTTTGAAAACTTTTGAAAAACATCAATATAGAACGTCCATCATGCACCTGCATGGTGTTGATTTTTCCGTGCCGTCTGGAAAAGATCATACTGCTTTGGATAAATTACCGGAAAAACATTTCAGACAAGTTCAATTCATTCTGGAAAATTTTGAAGGGGTGGTCAGTATTGAGGTGTTTAATCTTGAAAACCTGAATCGATCCTTGGCTTTTCTTTCAAAGATATTTAAAAATATTGCGCCATGTGTCTGA
- the cobU gene encoding bifunctional adenosylcobinamide kinase/adenosylcobinamide-phosphate guanylyltransferase: MKKGVTFVMGGCRSGKSSFALDQANRIEKKNKVFIATSVPTDIEMEKRVEKHQKERGEDWITIEEAVKIHEKINEFSSKAGVILVDCLTLWTSNLLFHSYDHNQIKGAIQDLENSLEQCKCPVFLVSNEVGMGIVPENMLARQFRDVAGLVNQRIAKTADKVVMMFAGIDHQIKPKL; the protein is encoded by the coding sequence TTGAAAAAAGGTGTAACATTTGTGATGGGCGGATGCAGAAGCGGGAAAAGCTCTTTTGCTCTGGATCAGGCCAACAGGATAGAAAAAAAAAATAAAGTTTTTATTGCCACTTCCGTGCCAACCGATATTGAAATGGAAAAACGGGTGGAAAAGCATCAAAAAGAACGGGGAGAAGACTGGATAACCATTGAAGAAGCGGTTAAAATTCATGAAAAAATTAATGAGTTTTCTTCAAAAGCCGGTGTTATCCTGGTGGATTGTCTGACCCTGTGGACATCCAATCTCTTGTTTCATTCCTATGACCACAATCAAATTAAAGGGGCTATTCAAGATCTGGAAAATTCCCTTGAACAGTGCAAATGTCCGGTATTCCTGGTTTCCAATGAGGTGGGCATGGGTATTGTTCCGGAAAATATGCTTGCCAGGCAGTTCAGGGATGTTGCAGGGCTTGTCAATCAGCGAATTGCAAAAACAGCCGACAAGGTTGTTATGATGTTTGCCGGAATTGATCACCAGATAAAGCCCAAACTATAG